A single Candidatus Deferrimicrobiaceae bacterium DNA region contains:
- the gspC gene encoding type II secretion system protein GspC, translated as MQRSVFYSVVGLALLVTATGAALSVTRYLSARLYVPPRGGISRSATVSERVEAVAPPDKWTNVFSPSAGMGVPVKAGPATEAKDTPKIVYALIGTIASSNPDASRAILWAEGMKEPRLFHLKQVVEPGVTLVRIDRDAAWLLRGKVREKLELLPVGSKVRIAAPPAAPGGAAGPAIAGGTPPAASGGTDLRVNKIGENTYSMDEASLTQLTGNFNQFMTQVRLIPYFEGNKNSGYRLAAIRPGTAFEKMGFVGGDVIQAVNNIELTSPERMFTIFQNLKDEKRVSVNVLRQGQKTTLTYEIR; from the coding sequence ATGCAACGATCCGTATTTTATAGCGTTGTCGGCCTGGCCCTGCTCGTCACCGCGACGGGGGCAGCCTTGTCGGTCACTCGATACCTTTCCGCCCGCCTCTACGTCCCGCCGCGAGGCGGGATCTCCCGGTCCGCGACCGTGTCCGAGCGGGTCGAGGCCGTCGCACCGCCCGATAAATGGACCAACGTCTTCTCCCCTTCCGCCGGGATGGGCGTCCCGGTCAAGGCAGGCCCTGCAACCGAAGCCAAGGACACTCCCAAGATCGTCTACGCGCTGATCGGGACGATCGCCTCCTCGAACCCCGACGCATCCCGTGCCATCCTCTGGGCCGAGGGGATGAAGGAACCGCGCCTCTTCCACTTGAAGCAGGTCGTCGAGCCCGGCGTGACGCTCGTCCGGATCGACCGCGACGCGGCGTGGTTGCTCCGGGGAAAGGTGCGCGAGAAGCTCGAGCTGCTGCCCGTCGGCTCCAAGGTCCGAATCGCGGCGCCTCCCGCGGCGCCCGGTGGCGCGGCGGGCCCGGCCATCGCCGGCGGCACGCCCCCGGCTGCTTCCGGCGGTACCGACCTCCGGGTCAACAAGATCGGCGAAAATACCTATTCCATGGACGAGGCGAGCCTGACCCAGCTCACCGGAAACTTCAACCAGTTCATGACCCAGGTCCGGCTGATCCCCTATTTCGAGGGGAACAAGAATTCCGGATACCGGCTCGCCGCCATCCGGCCGGGGACCGCCTTCGAAAAGATGGGATTCGTGGGCGGCGACGTCATCCAGGCGGTCAACAACATCGAACTGACCAGCCCCGAACGCATGTTCACCATTTTCCAGAACCTGAAAGACGAAAAGC
- a CDS encoding cache domain-containing protein encodes MHRPLSGFVTNLKLRWKMMAMVMPLVIIPILVVGGVVGSIATQQANLGITQTSKDDLQHMASFTLDLINSHYQQFQVYKQDKQGSFNKELATLVNLSRNLVQAEENQSRSGQVSPAAAREEARKALTRVNVGESGYIYAMTSKGKLVAHIAREGQNVINEKDENGRHFIREMCEKALLSKPGEILYTTYPWRNAMLGDKFPRKKVVAYTYFREWDWIIAAGGYVEETYEDAAFERRSFEELREKIKKKKVGDTGYIYCMNTKGDLVVHPNAEGQNIYRSRDLDGNEFIREMCTKKSGWIRYPWKNISDRKPRMKIVRYEYFEPWGWIVAVGSYEDEFYREANKISGRILGTMVLLVILSALVSAFLVNYASKVFTDPIRHMMDVIRKVKQGRLEERMNVDTNDELGELASAFNRMTAIIRQNREMEANLAQQGKMASLGVLSSGVAHEINNPLGVILGFASHIEGKLSPDDPNYRYISEIKRESKRCKKIVQNLLSFARTPKPAPEEVDINDLLDQIVDFASNHTDMHHAKVVKEFAPGLPTIMADGDQLRQVAINLILNAGAALPAGGKLVVKTYLDEEGYVNILFVDNGVGIPAENLDKMFEPFFTTKTSGTGLGLPITRQIVEQHHGRITIESKVGEGTTVKIRLPVRPEDFQ; translated from the coding sequence ATGCACAGGCCACTGTCCGGTTTCGTGACCAACCTGAAATTACGCTGGAAGATGATGGCCATGGTCATGCCGCTGGTGATCATCCCCATCCTTGTGGTTGGCGGCGTCGTCGGCAGCATCGCGACCCAGCAGGCAAACCTGGGGATCACCCAGACGAGCAAGGACGACCTGCAGCACATGGCCAGCTTCACCCTCGACCTGATCAATTCCCATTACCAGCAGTTCCAGGTCTACAAGCAGGACAAGCAGGGCAGCTTCAACAAGGAGCTCGCCACTCTTGTCAACCTCTCGCGAAACCTGGTCCAGGCCGAGGAGAACCAGTCACGGAGTGGTCAGGTAAGCCCGGCCGCCGCCAGGGAAGAGGCGCGGAAAGCGTTGACCCGGGTCAACGTCGGCGAATCCGGTTACATCTATGCCATGACCAGCAAGGGAAAGCTCGTGGCGCATATCGCCCGGGAAGGGCAGAACGTCATCAACGAGAAAGACGAAAACGGCCGCCACTTCATCCGCGAGATGTGCGAGAAGGCGCTGCTTTCGAAGCCCGGGGAGATCCTCTACACCACCTATCCCTGGCGGAACGCCATGCTGGGCGACAAGTTCCCGCGGAAAAAGGTGGTCGCCTACACCTATTTCCGGGAATGGGACTGGATCATCGCGGCGGGCGGATACGTCGAAGAGACTTACGAGGACGCGGCCTTCGAACGACGTTCATTCGAGGAGCTCCGGGAAAAGATCAAAAAGAAGAAAGTCGGCGACACCGGTTACATCTATTGTATGAACACGAAGGGGGACCTGGTCGTCCACCCGAACGCGGAAGGCCAGAATATCTACCGGTCCAGAGACCTCGACGGGAACGAGTTCATCCGGGAGATGTGCACGAAAAAAAGCGGGTGGATCCGCTATCCATGGAAGAACATCAGCGACCGCAAGCCGCGCATGAAGATCGTCCGCTACGAATATTTCGAGCCCTGGGGCTGGATCGTGGCGGTCGGCTCCTACGAGGACGAGTTCTACCGGGAGGCGAACAAGATTTCCGGGCGGATCCTCGGAACCATGGTCCTGCTGGTGATCCTCTCGGCGCTCGTCTCCGCCTTCCTGGTCAATTACGCGTCGAAGGTGTTCACGGATCCCATACGACACATGATGGATGTCATTCGCAAGGTCAAGCAGGGAAGGCTCGAGGAACGGATGAATGTCGACACCAACGACGAACTGGGCGAGCTCGCGTCGGCCTTCAACCGGATGACGGCCATCATCCGCCAGAATCGCGAGATGGAGGCGAACCTCGCGCAGCAGGGGAAGATGGCGTCGCTCGGCGTTCTCTCCTCCGGGGTGGCGCACGAGATCAACAACCCGCTCGGGGTCATCCTCGGATTCGCCAGCCACATCGAGGGGAAACTTTCGCCCGACGACCCCAATTACAGATACATCAGCGAGATCAAGCGGGAGAGCAAGCGCTGCAAGAAGATCGTCCAGAACCTGCTCAGCTTTGCGCGAACGCCCAAGCCCGCCCCCGAGGAAGTCGACATCAACGACCTGCTCGACCAGATCGTCGACTTCGCGTCCAACCATACCGACATGCACCACGCGAAGGTCGTGAAGGAGTTCGCGCCCGGCCTCCCGACGATCATGGCGGACGGCGACCAGTTGCGGCAGGTGGCGATCAACCTCATCCTGAATGCCGGGGCCGCACTGCCGGCGGGGGGGAAGCTGGTCGTGAAGACGTATCTGGACGAAGAGGGATACGTCAACATCCTGTTCGTGGACAACGGGGTCGGGATTCCCGCCGAAAATCTCGATAAGATGTTCGAGCCCTTTTTCACGACCAAGACGAGCGGTACGGGGTTGGGGCTTCCCATCACGCGGCAAATCGTCGAGCAGCACCATGGACGGATCACGATCGAGAGCAAGGTCGGGGAAGGCACCACCGTAAAGATCCGGCTGCCGGTCCGGCCTGAAGACTTTCAATAG